In Syntrophales bacterium, a single window of DNA contains:
- the ribD gene encoding bifunctional diaminohydroxyphosphoribosylaminopyrimidine deaminase/5-amino-6-(5-phosphoribosylamino)uracil reductase RibD — MNSDERYMQRALSLAGRGECRVTPNPMVGAVIVRGGRIIGEGYHRCCGREHAEINALQAASEPVEGATVYVTLEPCSHYGRTPPCVEALTKHKPARVVIGTKDPNPLVAGAGIAALERAGIRTTVGVLESRCRALNERFFKYMETGQPFVTLKFAQTLDGRIATCTGHSRWISSPPSLAFAHRLRSVHDAILVGAGTVLADDPELTVRLVRGRNPLRIVVDGSLRIPSEARILQDLSTAGTLVAVTERASRRKIDQIRRKGADVLQVSKDAAGHVDLYNLFMALGRKGITSVLVEGGAGVITSVLRERLADRIVVVVAPKIVGRGIEAVGDLGIKKMEDSLGLTWRRIFRRGDDMIFDGRLRDRPMPPRTPDVLSGNSENLQK, encoded by the coding sequence ATGAACAGCGACGAACGTTATATGCAGAGAGCCCTTTCCCTTGCAGGGAGAGGCGAATGCCGGGTCACTCCAAATCCGATGGTGGGCGCCGTCATCGTCCGGGGCGGCCGGATCATCGGAGAAGGGTACCACCGATGCTGCGGCAGAGAACATGCGGAGATCAACGCTCTTCAAGCGGCCTCGGAGCCTGTCGAGGGGGCGACCGTCTATGTCACGCTGGAACCATGCAGTCATTACGGCCGGACCCCACCGTGCGTTGAAGCTCTGACAAAACACAAACCGGCCCGCGTCGTCATCGGCACGAAGGATCCGAATCCCCTTGTTGCAGGCGCCGGAATCGCCGCCCTGGAGCGGGCCGGCATCCGGACAACCGTGGGTGTCCTGGAATCCCGATGCCGCGCGCTGAACGAGCGCTTCTTCAAGTATATGGAAACGGGGCAACCCTTCGTCACGCTGAAATTCGCCCAGACGCTGGACGGCCGGATCGCCACCTGTACCGGCCATTCGCGCTGGATCAGCTCTCCCCCCTCCCTCGCATTCGCCCATCGCCTGCGCAGCGTCCACGATGCGATTCTCGTCGGAGCCGGAACCGTCCTGGCGGACGATCCGGAACTGACAGTCCGCCTGGTGAGGGGACGCAACCCTCTCCGGATCGTTGTCGACGGCTCCCTGCGTATTCCCTCTGAGGCCCGGATTCTTCAGGATCTGAGCACCGCAGGGACCCTCGTCGCCGTTACCGAACGTGCCTCCCGACGGAAGATCGATCAGATCAGGCGGAAGGGCGCTGATGTTTTGCAGGTTTCAAAAGATGCGGCGGGCCATGTCGATCTGTACAATCTCTTTATGGCTCTGGGACGCAAGGGAATCACGTCGGTGCTCGTGGAGGGCGGAGCGGGGGTGATCACGTCGGTCCTTCGGGAACGCTTGGCAGACCGGATTGTCGTCGTGGTCGCTCCGAAGATCGTAGGCAGGGGGATCGAAGCGGTGGGAGACCTGGGCATTAAAAAGATGGAGGATTCCCTCGGGCTCACCTGGCGAAGGATCTTCCGGCGGGGAGACGACATGATCTTCGACGGCCGCCTCCGGGACCGTCCGATGCCGCCGAGAACTCCGGACGTTCTCTCCGGCAATTCTGAAAACTTACAAAAATAA
- a CDS encoding sugar phosphate nucleotidyltransferase, whose protein sequence is MKGIVLAGGLGTRMFPLTKVTNKHLLPVYNEPMIYYPIKTLVNAGIDEILIVTGGGNSGDFLRLLGNGKDFGLRHINYTYQEGEGGIAAALSLAEYFADDDRIIVILGDNVIEKNIHQAVQAFREQKEGARILLKEVSDPQRFGVPVFEGDRIVRVEEKPANPASSYAVIGIYMYDRRVFDFIKTLKPSQRGELEITDVNNFYIREGKMEWNILDGWWSDAGTFESLLYASNMVAKTGANRLA, encoded by the coding sequence ATGAAAGGGATTGTCCTGGCGGGAGGGCTGGGGACCCGGATGTTTCCCCTGACCAAGGTGACCAACAAGCATCTCCTGCCCGTCTATAACGAACCGATGATTTATTATCCCATCAAGACCCTCGTCAATGCGGGCATCGACGAGATCCTGATCGTGACAGGCGGCGGGAATTCAGGCGATTTTCTCAGGCTGCTGGGCAACGGCAAGGACTTCGGACTCAGGCACATCAACTATACCTACCAGGAAGGAGAAGGGGGCATTGCCGCCGCCCTGAGCCTGGCGGAGTACTTTGCCGATGATGACCGCATCATCGTCATCCTGGGCGACAACGTCATTGAGAAAAACATCCACCAGGCCGTACAGGCCTTCCGGGAGCAGAAGGAAGGTGCCCGGATCCTGCTCAAGGAAGTTTCCGATCCCCAGCGGTTCGGGGTTCCCGTGTTCGAAGGGGACCGCATCGTCCGAGTGGAAGAGAAGCCGGCGAATCCGGCTTCTTCGTATGCCGTCATCGGCATTTATATGTACGACCGCCGCGTGTTTGATTTCATCAAGACCCTGAAGCCTTCCCAGCGGGGGGAGCTGGAGATCACCGACGTGAACAACTTCTACATCCGGGAAGGAAAGATGGAGTGGAACATCCTGGACGGCTGGTGGTCCGATGCGGGTACCTTCGAATCCCTTCTCTATGCCTCCAATATGGTGGCCAAGACGGGGGCGAACCGCCTTGCGTGA
- a CDS encoding dTDP-4-dehydrorhamnose 3,5-epimerase family protein — translation MESEWRGVMIDGVKIKKLKVIPDERGRLMEILRADDDMFRTFGQVYMTTAYPGVVKGWHYHKEQSDNMAVVRGMMKIVLYDSRKDSPTCGEVNQFFAGEHNPILVHIPPYVYHGFKCISGEEAIVVNVPDRVYRYDDPDEYRADPHNNDIPYSWDRKDG, via the coding sequence ATGGAAAGTGAATGGAGAGGCGTCATGATCGACGGCGTCAAGATCAAGAAGCTCAAGGTGATCCCCGACGAGCGGGGACGGCTCATGGAGATCCTCCGTGCGGACGACGATATGTTCCGGACCTTCGGACAGGTCTACATGACCACCGCCTATCCCGGGGTTGTCAAAGGCTGGCATTATCACAAGGAGCAGTCGGACAACATGGCCGTCGTCCGAGGGATGATGAAGATCGTTCTCTACGATTCCCGAAAGGATTCCCCGACCTGCGGGGAAGTGAATCAGTTCTTTGCCGGGGAGCACAACCCCATCCTGGTCCACATTCCACCTTACGTCTACCACGGCTTCAAGTGCATCTCCGGGGAGGAAGCGATCGTGGTGAACGTGCCCGACCGGGTGTACCGCTACGACGACCCGGATGAATACCGGGCCGATCCCCATAACAACGACATTCCGTACAGCTGGGACCGGAAGGACGGATAG
- a CDS encoding prepilin peptidase, translating into MAVFMDIFITVAAACIGSFLNVCIARMPVEGQSIVKPASRCPRCGHPIRIYDNIPIISWLILRGKCRDCGEPISFRYPLVEALTALLGWLLFNMFGLGLPFLAAFVFVCALIVITFIDLDHQIIPHAITLPGIPLCLLAAVFIMRVPVVDSFLGIMIGAGTLYFVAVYFEAITGKEGMGGGDVNLLAMLGAFFGWKSLLFIILASSFTGALAGVGYILLKKKGRETPIPFGPFLCLGALGYLFAGEPFLRWLLTRA; encoded by the coding sequence ATGGCCGTATTCATGGACATCTTCATCACGGTCGCGGCAGCCTGCATCGGCAGCTTTCTCAACGTCTGCATCGCCCGGATGCCCGTCGAAGGACAGTCCATCGTGAAGCCCGCGTCGCGGTGCCCCCGGTGCGGGCACCCGATTCGCATCTACGATAACATCCCGATCATCAGCTGGCTGATTTTGAGGGGGAAATGCCGGGACTGCGGAGAGCCCATCTCCTTCCGGTATCCCCTGGTGGAGGCGTTGACGGCCCTGCTGGGGTGGCTGCTTTTCAACATGTTCGGCCTCGGCCTCCCCTTTCTGGCTGCCTTCGTGTTTGTCTGTGCCCTCATCGTCATCACCTTCATCGACCTGGACCACCAGATCATCCCCCATGCGATCACCCTGCCCGGGATTCCGCTCTGTCTCCTGGCGGCCGTCTTCATCATGCGGGTCCCGGTGGTGGATTCGTTTCTGGGGATCATGATCGGAGCGGGCACCCTCTATTTCGTGGCGGTGTACTTTGAGGCCATTACGGGAAAAGAGGGCATGGGCGGCGGAGACGTCAACCTGCTGGCCATGCTGGGCGCTTTTTTCGGCTGGAAATCATTGCTCTTCATTATTCTGGCGAGTTCCTTCACCGGAGCGCTGGCCGGGGTAGGATACATCCTGCTGAAAAAGAAGGGCCGGGAGACTCCCATCCCGTTCGGCCCTTTCCTCTGCCTTGGGGCCCTGGGTTATCTTTTTGCCGGGGAGCCTTTTCTGCGCTGGCTCCTGACGCGCGCGTAA
- the argS gene encoding arginine--tRNA ligase gives MKRTLQNMLSEALTASFREGLLPSCDVPVLEVDWTKDPVHGDYASNAAMVLASRLKRKPRQIAEILVAKLGDSGGVIQKMEIAGPGFINFFVAPVQWYQKLGEVEERGERYGMSDLGRNRRMQVEFVSANPTGPLHIGHARGAVVGDVVANILAATGHSVFREYYINDAGNQMNNLGRSVYYRYLQLLGEDVIFPENGYQGDYITELAREILDRDGDRYRTLGEQESVPLLSSDAGGVILEGIKDDLKAFGVVFDLYFSERELYKDDGVARLLEELKQKGFIYEEEGTLWFRTTSYGDEKDRVVVRQNGEPTYFAADIAYHRNKFARGFDTVIDIWGADHHGYIPRMMAGVQAIGHEREALQVILVQLVNLLRDGKPVAMSTRAGEFVTLRQVVDEVGKDAARYNFLMRRSDSHLDFDLEVAKRQSNENPVYYVQYAHARICSIFRTAVERNVVRPVRREVDPSALNLDEEIALIKTIVRYPEVVEAASLTLEPHRLTFYLNDLAGLFHSYYNRNKVLSEDESLSRARLFLVACIQTVIQNGLNLLGVAAPEAM, from the coding sequence ATGAAACGAACGCTGCAAAACATGCTCTCCGAGGCCCTGACGGCCTCTTTCCGGGAAGGGCTCCTGCCGTCGTGTGACGTTCCCGTCCTTGAAGTGGACTGGACGAAAGACCCCGTCCACGGTGACTATGCCTCCAACGCGGCCATGGTCCTGGCCTCCCGCCTGAAGAGAAAGCCGCGCCAGATCGCGGAGATCCTCGTGGCGAAGCTCGGCGATTCCGGGGGTGTCATTCAGAAGATGGAAATCGCCGGTCCCGGTTTCATCAACTTTTTCGTTGCGCCGGTCCAATGGTACCAGAAGCTCGGGGAGGTTGAGGAGAGGGGTGAACGGTACGGAATGTCGGACCTCGGACGGAACCGGAGAATGCAGGTTGAATTCGTCAGTGCCAATCCGACCGGGCCCCTGCACATCGGGCATGCCCGCGGTGCCGTGGTGGGTGACGTCGTCGCAAACATCCTTGCCGCCACCGGGCACTCGGTTTTCCGGGAGTACTACATCAACGATGCGGGCAACCAGATGAACAACCTGGGGCGCTCCGTTTATTACCGATACCTGCAACTCCTGGGAGAGGACGTCATATTCCCGGAAAACGGGTACCAGGGAGATTACATCACGGAACTCGCCCGGGAGATCCTGGACCGGGACGGCGATCGCTACCGGACCTTGGGAGAACAGGAGTCCGTGCCGCTCCTGTCTTCCGACGCCGGTGGCGTGATCCTGGAGGGGATCAAGGACGACCTGAAGGCCTTCGGCGTGGTTTTCGATCTCTATTTCAGCGAACGGGAACTCTACAAGGACGATGGTGTTGCAAGACTTCTTGAGGAGTTGAAGCAAAAGGGATTCATCTACGAAGAGGAAGGCACCCTTTGGTTCCGGACGACCTCGTATGGAGATGAGAAGGACCGGGTGGTGGTGCGTCAGAACGGCGAGCCGACGTATTTTGCCGCCGACATCGCCTATCACAGGAACAAGTTCGCCCGGGGGTTCGATACGGTCATCGACATCTGGGGTGCCGATCACCACGGATACATTCCACGGATGATGGCTGGCGTCCAGGCCATCGGTCACGAGCGCGAAGCACTACAGGTGATCCTCGTGCAACTCGTCAACCTGCTCCGCGACGGGAAACCGGTGGCCATGTCCACCCGGGCCGGCGAGTTCGTTACGCTCAGGCAGGTTGTCGACGAGGTGGGGAAGGACGCGGCCCGGTACAATTTCCTCATGCGCCGCTCCGACAGCCACCTTGATTTCGATCTGGAAGTGGCGAAGCGCCAGTCCAACGAGAACCCCGTTTATTACGTCCAGTACGCCCATGCCCGGATCTGTAGCATCTTCAGGACCGCGGTGGAACGGAATGTCGTCAGGCCCGTGCGCCGGGAGGTGGATCCGTCGGCCCTGAATCTGGACGAGGAAATTGCCCTCATCAAGACGATTGTCCGCTATCCGGAGGTCGTGGAAGCGGCGTCCCTGACCCTGGAACCGCACCGCCTGACCTTTTATCTGAACGATCTCGCAGGGTTGTTTCACAGTTACTACAACCGGAACAAGGTGCTTTCCGAGGACGAGTCCCTGAGCAGGGCGCGTCTCTTCCTGGTCGCCTGTATCCAGACGGTGATCCAAAACGGATTGAACCTGCTCGGTGTGGCGGCGCCCGAAGCGATGTAA
- a CDS encoding SPOR domain-containing protein gives MPPRNEKRFEFRLGKRGLLLFAAGMSVLIFASFWVGLQMGRDMENPAIRISRSSPAGAEKVGTTATAPAKAVETPPMGGEKAAAVSPGITPVGQAASSGAVPPPAQAAQPAGRPPVPLPAAVPSPPSGAAAAQKGAAPSTSATERAAAGSKDAAAEKKAAKAIAPPAPAPGATTGSVTPGKSSEPAKETGKGKESFSLQVASYKEKAKADETAKKLGSLGFKPRVLAVDLPAKGRWYRIVVGGFESREAAQKAADRIAKKIQGASCIIRKI, from the coding sequence ATGCCCCCGAGGAACGAAAAGCGATTCGAATTCCGGCTGGGAAAGCGCGGATTGCTGCTCTTTGCCGCGGGAATGTCGGTTCTCATCTTCGCCTCCTTCTGGGTGGGACTGCAGATGGGCCGGGATATGGAGAATCCGGCCATCCGGATCAGCCGCTCATCCCCGGCCGGGGCAGAAAAGGTAGGAACGACGGCGACGGCTCCGGCAAAAGCCGTTGAGACACCGCCCATGGGAGGGGAGAAGGCTGCAGCAGTGTCACCCGGTATCACCCCGGTGGGGCAGGCGGCATCATCCGGTGCGGTTCCTCCACCGGCCCAGGCGGCTCAGCCGGCCGGCCGGCCGCCGGTGCCCTTGCCGGCTGCCGTACCCTCTCCACCGTCAGGTGCTGCGGCAGCGCAGAAAGGGGCGGCCCCATCGACGAGTGCGACGGAACGTGCAGCGGCGGGTTCGAAGGATGCGGCTGCGGAGAAAAAGGCCGCAAAGGCGATTGCGCCGCCTGCACCTGCCCCTGGGGCGACGACGGGGAGCGTGACTCCCGGAAAATCGTCAGAACCGGCGAAGGAGACCGGGAAGGGGAAAGAATCCTTCAGCCTGCAGGTCGCCTCCTACAAGGAAAAAGCGAAGGCTGACGAGACGGCGAAAAAACTGGGGTCCCTCGGATTCAAGCCGCGCGTTCTGGCTGTTGACCTGCCGGCGAAAGGGCGCTGGTACCGTATCGTCGTCGGTGGATTTGAGTCCAGGGAGGCGGCGCAAAAGGCCGCTGATCGGATCGCGAAGAAGATCCAAGGAGCAAGCTGCATCATCCGCAAAATCTGA